A section of the Candidatus Krumholzibacteriia bacterium genome encodes:
- a CDS encoding T9SS type A sorting domain-containing protein — VDTPGSARGLALSGNYAYIADGSSGLQIVLRQCGDDTPVFLSSFALSLSAGCINAHWETSSFSDPSEFRLEASSEAGSYDVAYQETAPGIFEANDCSLALQTGGSFHYRLYSREEGSDWILMRSETLQVEAAPLVTALKTAFPNPFNPATTLRFTVDSQQRVRLAVYDIAGRHRAQVADETFDAGNHELLWQARDDAGRRLPSGVYLLRMEVAGKSETQKLVLLQ; from the coding sequence GTCGATACGCCGGGCTCTGCCCGAGGCCTTGCCCTCTCAGGCAACTACGCCTATATCGCTGATGGTTCCTCCGGCCTGCAGATCGTCCTTCGCCAATGCGGCGACGACACTCCCGTCTTCCTCTCCAGCTTTGCCCTGTCCCTTTCTGCGGGTTGTATCAATGCGCACTGGGAAACTTCCTCCTTCAGCGACCCCTCCGAGTTTCGTCTGGAAGCAAGCTCGGAAGCGGGCAGCTACGATGTCGCCTATCAGGAGACCGCTCCGGGCATCTTTGAGGCGAACGACTGTTCCCTTGCACTTCAGACAGGTGGGAGTTTCCACTACCGGCTCTATTCTCGCGAAGAGGGCAGTGACTGGATCCTGATGCGCAGTGAGACTCTGCAAGTGGAAGCAGCACCTCTTGTCACCGCTTTGAAAACGGCTTTCCCGAACCCCTTCAACCCGGCAACAACCCTGCGTTTCACGGTGGACAGCCAGCAGCGGGTGCGCCTTGCCGTCTATGATATTGCAGGTCGTCATCGGGCACAGGTCGCCGACGAGACCTTCGATGCCGGCAATCACGAACTTCTCTGGCAAGCCCGCGATGATGCCGGCAGGCGGCTTCCCAGTGGAGTTTACCTGCTACGCATGGAGGTAGCCGGAAAGAGCGAGACACAGAAGCTGGTGCTCTTGCAGTGA